Proteins co-encoded in one Bacillus infantis NRRL B-14911 genomic window:
- the rnpA gene encoding ribonuclease P protein component → MKKEFRVKKNKEFQEAFKKGKSFANRQFVIYALKKTGQEHFRIGLSVSKKIGNAVVRNQIKRYVRQAFHELDASIHNEYDYVIIARKPVADMGFHEIKNSLSHVLKVGKVLRGPGHHRDRQKPE, encoded by the coding sequence ATGAAAAAAGAGTTCAGAGTCAAAAAGAATAAAGAATTTCAGGAAGCCTTTAAAAAAGGAAAGTCATTTGCTAACCGTCAATTTGTTATATATGCATTGAAGAAAACGGGGCAGGAGCACTTCCGCATCGGCCTTTCCGTCAGCAAAAAGATCGGCAATGCAGTGGTCCGGAACCAAATCAAAAGATATGTCCGCCAGGCATTTCATGAGCTGGATGCTTCCATACATAATGAGTATGACTATGTCATCATCGCCAGGAAGCCTGTGGCCGATATGGGATTCCATGAGATCAAAAACAGTCTCTCCCACGTCCTGAAAGTCGGCAAGGTCCTTCGGGGGCCCGGGCACCATCGGGACCGGCAAAAGCCTGAATAA